Part of the Engraulis encrasicolus isolate BLACKSEA-1 chromosome 23, IST_EnEncr_1.0, whole genome shotgun sequence genome is shown below.
TGCCTCAAATTTGACGAGAAAAAATGGCGACTGGAGGGATGGCATGGCAAGTACTATTGTTCGTCTGCATCGTCTCTCACAGCAGTGTGTTTGGACAGGTCAGTTATTCCATTCCGGAGGAGATGTCTGTCGGTTCAGTGGTGGGAAACATAGCCCAAGATTTAGGACTGGAATTAAAAAGACTGAGGTCCGGTAAAGCTCGAGTGTATGCTGGAGATAGCACCCAGTACATCGACCTGAACAAAGACAAGGGAGTCCTCACCATCAAAGAGAGAATAGACAGAGAGGTGCTTTGTGGACAGACTACGCCTTGCGCATTAGACTTCCAGATCATTCTGGAAAACCCGATTGAATTATTCCGGGTAACAGTTGAAATAGTAGATATAAATGATAATGCACCTACTTTCAAAATCAACGAGAGAAGGTTTGAAATGCCCGAGTCGGCAGTGGTTGGCTCGAAATTTCTATTAGACAAAGCCATGGATTTAGACATAGGCTTAAATGGACTTCAAAGCTATATACTGAAGCCATCGGATCATTTTGCCTTAAAACTGCACAACCAGGCAGATGGCAGTAAGAAAGTAGAAATGATTTTACAGAAACCTCTTGATCGAGAAAAACAAGAACATATTTCGCTTCTGTTAACGGCAGTTGATGGCGGAGAGCCTGTAATGTCAGGCACAGTAAAAATACACGTCACAGTACTAGACATAAATGACAATGCTCCTGTTTTCACCAAGGATGTTTACAGAGCAGTTGTAACAGAAAATTCTCCAAAAGGAACAGTGTTGACTAGCATCAGCGCTTCTGACGCAGATAAAGACTTGAATGGTCAAGTGAGCTATTTAATTCCTGGTATGGCTGACGTATTTAATGTGAACGAAAATGGCGAGGTTAGTCTAATAGGGAATATAGATTATGAAACCACCAAACGTTATGAAGTCGACGTTGAGGCAGTTGATAACGGCGGTTTGTCTGATTCAAGTAAAATCATTATCGATGTGGTGGATGTCAATGATAACAGTCCGTCCATGAACATCATTTCGAAATCAGCTTCAGTAAATGAGGACTCCTTAGTAGGCACGGTGATAGCAATGGTAAGCGTTAGTGATCCAGATTCAGAAAAGAATGGCCAAGTCCATTGTAGTATGAATGAAGACATCCCCTTCGCCATCAAATCGACTTCTAGCGGTTTTTACAGCATTGTCACTGAAAGTACGTTAGACCGTGAGACATCAGCTGATTACAACATTATAGTGACCTGCTCGGATGAGGGTGTGCCCTCCTTTTCTAGCAGTGTGAGTCTGGCATTGCAGGTAGCAGATGTAAATGATAATCCGCCTGTGTTTGAAAACGCAGCATATGCGGCATCTATAGTAGAAAATAACTCGCCAGGCGTTTCCGTATTTACAATAAAAGCTATTGATACAGACTGGAATCAGAATGCCCGCGTTTCCTATATTTTGGATGAATCCTCCACAAATGGAGTACCCATCTCATCCTACGTGTCAGTGGATGCTGAAACGGGAGTCATTCGTGCGGTGCGCTCTTTTGACTTTGAACAGATGAAAGACTTTGTGTTCCGCGTAAAAGCGCAGGACGGAGGCTCTCCGCCGCTCAGTAGCAATGCTAGTGTCAGAATAAGTATCCAAGATCAAAACGACAACGCGCCACAAGTGCTTTACCCCGTCCAGAGCAGTAGCTCAGTAGTTGCTGAGATTGTGCCTCGTTCAGCAGACATAGGCTATCTCGTCACAAAAGTGGTGGCTGTGGATGTGGACTCCGGCCAGAATGCCTGGCTCTCTTATAAACTACAGAAAATGATGGAGAGGGCTCTGTTTGAAATCGGTGCTCAAAATGGAGAAATAAGAACTGTGCGTCAGATAACGGACAAGGACGGTGTGAAGCAAAAACTAACTGTTGTAGTGGAGGACAACGGACAGCCCTCTCGCTCTGCTACTGTGAATGTCAATGTGGCTTTAGCTGACAGCTTTCCCGAAGTGCTCTCGGAATTCAGCGATTTTACGCATGACAAGGAATACAATGACAACTTGACATTTTATCTCGTGTTGGCCCTGGCTGTGGTTTCATTCTTGTTCATCGTGTCCATCATAGCCATTCTGTCAGTGAAGTGCTACAGGTGGAAACGTGAGAGGATGTTTTACAAATCAAATGGACAGCTCCCCGTTATCCCTTATTACCCACCACTTTACGCAGACGCGGGTGGCACGGGGACAATGCAGCGTGTTTACAATTACGAGCTCTACAGAACAACTGATTCGAGGAAAAGTGATGTGAAGTACGGAGGCCCGTGTGCTCAGAGCATTTTGAGTCTGGACACGAGTGGATCTCAAACACTTCCtcacatgcagagagacagaatgagctGTGACAACTTAGAGGAACAGGTGAGCATCATATTTGTCTCCTGCTGTGtgttttagtctctctctctctctatctgtaacATCACTGCTAACATGTGAATAAGTGGGCCGGTGTGAGTGCTGTCCAAATCGCTGGCCATGGTCCTGAATATGCTCTGTGGGACGACGGAGACAATTTGATATGCAAAGAGTAAGGAGATATCCGGTGTGGAATAGATATTTttgttgtatctctctctctctctctctctctctctctctctctctctctctctcacacacactcacacacacacacacacacacacacacacacacacacacacacacacacacacacacacacacacacacacacacacacactgccacacacacgcacgcacacacacacacaactgtgtacTGACACGTTACCGTGGCTTTGTAATTAGGCTATATTCTGTAAAATCAAAGCAGTTTTAAAAAGTGAGTTCCATATATGTTACTTTTGCAGTGCTATGGTCCCTATGCTACTCTTCTTCACATTCTAACATTTATTTATATGTTGCATTGCCTTCATTGCGATGGTATACCTTTAGGAGTTCTATGCGTGTGCTTGGGTAACACTTGCTTGAGTCTTTTACTTGCAATTCACCAAAACAGACTCAGAGGGACGCTGTTGATTAACGTTTCGGATTGTCAGCACATAAATGAATGGTTCCACCCTTTATGATGTCAGCAtaccagacagagaaagacatctAGAATCGTCGCAGAAGAGAAAACAACCCACTGGCGAGCATGCGGATACTGGGCTCTCCGATTCTGCTATTTCAAACACCGAAAAACACGTCGAACCTCTAATATTACGCATCCATACCCAAAGGATTAGGCTCTATTCCGAACAAGGATTATATTTTGCTTTGGTACCGTTAACAAAGACAATGTCGGACAACGTCGTGTGGCAAGTACTGTTGATGTCTTTGTTCTTTTATTCAGTGGCAGGGCAGGTCAGCTATTCTATTCCAGAGGAGATGTCGAAGGGATCTATGGTTGGAAACATAGCGCAGGATTTAGGTATAGACTTGAAAAGACTGAAAGCAGGCAAAGCTCGTATTTACACCGAGGATAGCACCCAGTATATCGAGCTGAATAAAGACAGAGGGCTGCTGCTTATCCGGGAGAGGATAGATAGAGAGGCTTTGTGTGGGAAGAAGACGCCATGCGCTCTGCACTTTCAGATTATTCTGGAAAATCCCATGGAATTGTACAGCGTTAATGTCGAGATCATGGATATAAACGATAACCCTCCGAATTTCGCAAAGAATGAAATGAAGTTTAAAATTAGTGAGTCAGCCGTGATCGGGGCTAAATTTGTGTTAGAAAGGGCAAACGATGCAGATGTCGGCACGAATGATCTTCAGAGCTATCATTTAAATACCAATGATAATTTTGCACTGAAATTGAAAAATCAGCCGGATGGACATAAAATAGTGGAGATGGTTTTACAAAAGCCcttagacagagagaaagaagagacatTGACATTGGTCTTAACGGCTGTCGATGGGGGAGAGCCACAGCTATCTAGTACTGCACAGATAGCTATTACTGTCTTGGACGTAAATGATAATGCGCCTGTCTTTACGCAGCCCCTTTATAGGACTAGTATCATGGAAAATGTGCCAAAAGACACCGTTTTGACTTCAGTCAGCGCGTCGGATTCAGATAAAGGCTCCAATGGGGTTATAACATATTCCATAACAAACATTATGGATGAAACACAGGACATGTTTGAAATCGATGAAAAAAATGGAGTCTTAAAGTTAAAAGGAGCAGTCGATTTTGAGAAGGTGCGACATTACCAGATACATGTACAGGCTAGTGACGAAGGGGGTCTAACTGATTCGTGTAAAATACAAATAGATGTGTTAGACACAAATGATAACGCGCCTACTATCAATGTCATATCAATGTCAAATGTTATTGCTGAGGATTCAAAGCCAGGTGTTGTAGTTGGCATGTTTAAAGTGCAGGACCCAGATTCTGGAGATGACGGACGAGTCGAGTGCGTAACAGTGGATAGTTTACCATTTACTCTAAAGACAACAACAAATGGGTTTTATAGTCTGGTTACGGATGATGAATTAAACAGAGAGAGGAATGCCATGTATAATATTACAGTGACGTGTAATGACGGAGGAGTTCCGTCGCTGTCTGGTAGTATCAGTCTCTCTCTGCAAGTGTCAGACGTGAACGATAACGCTCCCATGTTTGAGAAGAGCTCATATCAGGCTTCAGTTGTAGAAAATAACGCACCAGGAAATTCGGTGTTTAGAGTATTAGCTAAAGACATGGACTGGAACCAAAATGCACGAGTGACTTATATTTTAGAGGACTCCACAATTAACGGAGTGTCAGTCTCCTCTTTCGTGTCTGTGAACGCTGAGAGCGGTGTCGTAAGTGCTATGCGCTCTTTTGATTATGAACAGATTAAATCTTTCCAATTTCGTGTGAAAGCGCAGGACGGTGGGTCTCCTCCACTCAGTAGCAACGTCAGTGTCGTAATAAACATTCAAGACCAAAACGATAACGCACCGCAGGTTTTATATCCAGTGCAGACAAGTGGCTCCGTGGTAGCCGAGATTGTGCCTCGCtcagcagatataggctacctggTCACTAAAGTGGTGGCTGTGGATGTGGACTCTGGTCAGAATGCCTGGCTCTCTTATAAACTACAGAAAGCGACAGACAGGGCTCTGTTTGAAGTGGGCGCACAGAATGGAGAAATAAGAACTATCAGACAGGTCACTGATAAAGACGCTGTGAAGCAAAAGCTCACTGTTGTAGTGGAGGACAACGGACAGCCCTCTCGCTCTGCTACAGTGAATGTCAACGTGGCTTTAGCTGACAGCTTTCCCGAAGTGCTATCAGAGTTCAGTGATTTTACGCACGAGAAGGAATACAACGACAACTTGACTTTTTATCTAGTTTTGGCCTTAGCAGTAGTTTCATTTCTGTTCATCGTGTCCATCATTGCCATACTGTCAGTGAAGTGCTACCGATGGAGACGTGAGAGGATGTTTTATAAATCCAATGGACAGCTCCCGGTTATTCCATATTACCCACCCCTTTACGCAGACGTTGGGGGCACGGGCACTTTGCAGCACGTGTACAACTATGAACATTACAGAACAACTGATTCGAGAAAGAGTGATGTGAAGTACGGAGGCCCTTGTGGTCAGAGCATTTTGAGTCTGGACACGAGTGGATCTCAAACGCTTCCTCACATGCAGAGAGGCAGAATGAGCTGTGAGGACTTAGAGGACCAGGTGAGCATCAACTTTGTCCTTTGCTGTgtgttttaatctctctctctcacacacagtgctttagtatgaggcgccgcctagccaatatgtcaggaattgcatacacatcaccgctaaaagcttgcacataccttacttttcctcgcacatcaccgctaaaagcttgcacgtaccttacttttcctcgcacatcaccgctaaaagcttgcacgtaccttacttttcatcgcacatgcacccgaaaggtttgcacgtacactgttatttgcttgcactcgaacaggaaaacgttgtgcatacgccacattttcatgcacgcagtaacaaaaatctcacacacaaactactttgacctcgcacacacaccacttttgcctctcacacatacacacattacactcatacgcacaatacttttatttgcacatgcacgccaaacgctcacacataattagactttacttcgcacatatcccacttttctatgcacatacacccttaaagctcgcacacataccagtgttactacgcacatgcttgacttttccctcacgcacataccacttttttcttacacatcactaccattcaaaatcgagatttcagatggtgtttatgacagggaaatggtatgtgtgcgacgacgttagtgttgtgtgtctctgagaaagtggtgtgtgtgtgtgtgtgtgtgtgtatgtaagttgtagtgtgtcacacaaaaagtgttgtgtgtgcgagctaacatgtaaattaagggccgagctccgcccaggtgccagctcattatgcaaatgcagaccgagtaaagaaaacattgaatattctgaccattctgaacgttacccttctattatgtaaaaaatatatatatatatataaataataaaatgaatggtgatacagtttcagaaataaaaatattagcgtccactcaagacaggaagtgaaaaaacaacaaccggaAAACCAGCCCAACCCACTTTCTTTGCCTGAACGTGGGTTGCTCGCACATTTAACGGACTGACGAACGGACTTCGAAATGGCTGCGCATACCAGGGACAGGGACGCCATGTTAAATCAGGCTATAGGGCTTTTAAACACAATTATAGATTCTCCTGGAAATTCAGGCGTTAGCATCCAGGCAGGTGCTAACAATTTAGCTCGTTCTAATAATTCGACACCAACACCATCAGCAGACTCGGTCCAAGATGCACTCTTCAGAAGATCCACTGGGGCCACCACCTCTGCCACACCTGCACTTTCATTCGGAAACTGGGCCACTACATCAAAAAAGAAACGGTTGTATTTCCCTCTTTTACTTAATATGTGGTGATGTGCTGTGATCTTATGCATGCTAATTCCAAAGTACCGAACTAGCGGGGACCAGTACAGTAACACATAGACACAGCATGCATAAGATCACAGCACATCACCACATATTAAGTAAAAGAGGGAAATACAACCGTTTCTTTTTTGATGTAGTGGCCCAGTTTCCGAATGACCGTCTTGTCTCGTAACGCATATTTGCAGAAAGTGCAGGTGTGGCAGAGGTGGTGGCCCCAGTGGATCTTCTGAAGAGTGCATTGACCATCTTGGACCGAGTCTGCTGATGGTGTTGGTGTCGAATTATTAGAACGAGctaaattgttaacacctgcctggatgttaacgcctgaatttccaggagaatctataattgtgtttattatatggtgtgacgtcatcggtcgaatgctccattcatttcaacggggctccccaacgttcgcacgtctgttatttttcgataacggacgggttggtctataacagaccgctgtcaatggcaacaagacttttcactgctaaagcgacttttcaacaagactctaatcagctgctgtgatagacagcacccgttgtcctggctaccgctccacgtcggggtctaaagattctctctgtcgtgctgctattccacggtagcgaccttctcgccaaacgttaacccttacttaaaagccctatagcctgatttaacatggcgtccctgtccctggtatgcgcagccatttcgaagtccgttcgtcagtccgttaaatgtgcgagcaacccacgttcaggcaaagaaagtgggttgggctggttttccggttgttgttttttcacttcctgtcttgagtggacgctaatatttttatttctgaaactgtatcaccattcattttattatttatatatattttttttttttacataatagaagggtaacgttcagaatggtcagaatattcaatgttttctttactcggtctgcatttgcataatgagctggcacctgggcggagctcggcccttaatttacatgttagctcgcacacacaacactttttgtgtgacacactacaacttacatacacacacacacacacacacacacacacaccactttctcagagacacacaacactaacgtcgtcgcacacataccatttccctgtcataaacaccatctgaaatctcgattttgaatggtagtgatgtgtaagaaaaaaagtggtatgtgcgtgagggaaaagtcaagcatgtgcgtagtaacactggtatgtgtgcgagctttaagggtgtatgtgcatagaaaagtgggatatgtgcgaagtaaagtctaattatgtgtgagcgtttggcgtgcatgtgcaaataaaagtattgtgcgtatgagtgtaatgtgtgtatgtgtgagaggcaaaagtggtgtgtgtgcgaggtcaaagtagtttgtgtgtgagatttttgttactgcgtgcatgaaaatgtggcgtatgcacaacgttttcctgttcgagtgcaagcaaataacagtgtacgtgcaaacctttcgggtgcatgtgcgaggaaaagtaatgtaagtgcaagcttttagcggtgatgtgcgaggaaaagtaaggtacgtgcaagcttttagcggtgatgtgcgaggaaaagtaaggtacgtgcaagcttttagcggtgatgtgtatgcaattcctgacatattggctaggcggcgcctcatacttttgctctctctctctctctctctctctctctctctctctctctctctctcaatctctctctctctcacttcactgCTAACGCGAATAAGTGGGCCGGTGTGAGTGCTTTCCAAAACGCTGGCCATGGTCCTGAATGCTAGCTGTGGGCACACGGCAGTGCTGGTGCAAGCCACTCGCCCACTCTTGCAGGCTATGTGACGTGTATGCATCgtgtttgtatt
Proteins encoded:
- the LOC134439579 gene encoding protocadherin gamma-A5-like, with translation MATGGMAWQVLLFVCIVSHSSVFGQVSYSIPEEMSVGSVVGNIAQDLGLELKRLRSGKARVYAGDSTQYIDLNKDKGVLTIKERIDREVLCGQTTPCALDFQIILENPIELFRVTVEIVDINDNAPTFKINERRFEMPESAVVGSKFLLDKAMDLDIGLNGLQSYILKPSDHFALKLHNQADGSKKVEMILQKPLDREKQEHISLLLTAVDGGEPVMSGTVKIHVTVLDINDNAPVFTKDVYRAVVTENSPKGTVLTSISASDADKDLNGQVSYLIPGMADVFNVNENGEVSLIGNIDYETTKRYEVDVEAVDNGGLSDSSKIIIDVVDVNDNSPSMNIISKSASVNEDSLVGTVIAMVSVSDPDSEKNGQVHCSMNEDIPFAIKSTSSGFYSIVTESTLDRETSADYNIIVTCSDEGVPSFSSSVSLALQVADVNDNPPVFENAAYAASIVENNSPGVSVFTIKAIDTDWNQNARVSYILDESSTNGVPISSYVSVDAETGVIRAVRSFDFEQMKDFVFRVKAQDGGSPPLSSNASVRISIQDQNDNAPQVLYPVQSSSSVVAEIVPRSADIGYLVTKVVAVDVDSGQNAWLSYKLQKMMERALFEIGAQNGEIRTVRQITDKDGVKQKLTVVVEDNGQPSRSATVNVNVALADSFPEVLSEFSDFTHDKEYNDNLTFYLVLALAVVSFLFIVSIIAILSVKCYRWKRERMFYKSNGQLPVIPYYPPLYADAGGTGTMQRVYNYELYRTTDSRKSDVKYGGPCAQSILSLDTSGSQTLPHMQRDRMSCDNLEEQVSIIFVSCCVF